In Chaetodon trifascialis isolate fChaTrf1 chromosome 23, fChaTrf1.hap1, whole genome shotgun sequence, the following proteins share a genomic window:
- the LOC139351773 gene encoding GTPase IMAP family member 7-like: MDESNTMRIAILGKTGVGKSSLANTITGEQLFTINHSLSSERSECRAENRSVNGRSITFVDTPGLFDTHRSEEELRSEIVRCIIEYAPGPHAFLIVLKVEKFTEQEQDVITRINQYFSEEVFRYATVVFTHGDQLPAGQTIEDLVQQNSRMRDLVRRCGGRCHVIDNKYWNRNSEDEYRSNQFQVEALLNTLDKMVMKNNGRCYTNKMLQVVQLIKKQEEERVRQSSRNMSETEIREQARRNVFTSLSVRLAGVGIGVLLGALFGVAGLVVLAVTFLKPIINVQNLIKSARAAAAGIAVGVSAAIGGLIGGITGYHEAEGAETPLEAARRTAEAVKKGAQLVYRAIDDLNVLDKKES, translated from the exons ATGGACG AGTCAAACACAATGAGAATTGCCATCTTGGGAAAAACTGGAGTTGGGAAAAGCAGCCTGGCTAACACCATAACTGGAGAGCAGCTGTTCACAATCAACCATTCTCTCAGCTCTGAAAGAAGTGAATGCCGAGCAGAGAACAGATCTGTCAATGGAAGAAGCATCACTTTTGTCGACACTCCAGGtctctttgacacacacagatctgaggaggagctgaggtcTGAGATCGTGAGGTGTATCATAGAGTACGCTCCTGGGCCTCATGCTTTTCTCATTGTGCTTAAAGTGGAGAAATTCACTGAGCAGGAGCAGGACGTCATCACTAGAATAAACCAATACTTTTCTGAAGAGGTGTTCAGATATGCAACAGTTGTCTTCACTCATGGTGACCAGCTCCCTGCAGGACAGACAATCGAGGATTTGGTCCAACAGAATAGTAGGATGAGAGACCTGGTGAGGAGGTGTGGCGGCCGGTGTCACGTCATTGATAATAAATACTGGAACAGAAATTCAGAGGATGAATACAGGAGCAACCAGTTCCAGGTGGAGGCGCTGCTTAACACATTAGACAAGATGGTGATGAAAAACAACGGAAGATGCTACACTAATAAGATGCTACAAGTGGTGCAgctaataaaaaaacaagaggaggagcGCGTCAGACAGTCATCAAGAAACATGTCAGAGACAGAGATCAGAGAGCAGGCTAGGAGAAACGTATTCACAAGTCTATCAGTCAGATTAGCAGGTGTTGGAATAGGTGTGCTGTTAGGAGCTTTATTTGGCGTGGCAGGATTGGTTGTACTGGCTGTCACATTTTTAAAGCCCATAATAAACGTACAAAATTTAATCAAATCAGCAA gagcagctgccGCAGGCATAGCTGTCGGGGTATCTGCTGCCATAGGAGGGTTGATAGGAGGCATTACAGGATATCATGAAGCTGAAGGAGCAGAAACACCGCTGGAGGCTGCACGGAGGACAGCAGAGGCTGTCAAGAAAGGAGCCCAACTGGTTTATCGAGCAATCGATGATTTGAACGTTTTAGACAAAAAGGAAAGTTAA